From one Lycium ferocissimum isolate CSIRO_LF1 chromosome 5, AGI_CSIRO_Lferr_CH_V1, whole genome shotgun sequence genomic stretch:
- the LOC132056652 gene encoding cleavage and polyadenylation specificity factor subunit 1 isoform X2, protein MSFAACKTMHCPTGIENCAAGFITHSAADNITPQILHTADVDSSDWPAAANNKPIGPIPNLVVSAGNVLEVYLIRVNSSNEVKRGGLMAGVSSASLELVCHYRLHGNIYSMGVLTAGGVDGGKRRDSIILTFEDAKMSVLEFDDATHGLRTSSMHCFEGPDWFHLKRGRESFDKGPIIKVDAQGRCAGVFAFEQQMIILKAAEVNSSLVGEDSAFNAGGASARIESSYIITLRDLDVRHVKDFIFLHGYIEPVMVILHERELTWAGRISWKHNTCTVSAFSISTTLKQHPLIWSAVNLPHEAYKLLAVPSPIGGVLVIGANTIHYQSQSSSCSLALNNFAFFGDSSQEMPRSSFNVELDAANATWLTNDVAMLSTKTGELLLLTIIYDGRIVQKLDLSKSRASVLTSGITTIGDSLFFLGSRLGDSLLVQFTCGLGGSNLPPGMQEEVGDIESDAPSAKRLRMSSSDALQDMINGEELSLYGTAPNNAQSAQKTFSFAVRDSLINVGPLKDFSYGMRINADLNATGIAKQSNYELVCCSGHGKNGSLSVLQQSIRPEMITQEALPGCKGIWTVYHKNTRTHLNESSRVADEEDEYHAYLIISLETRTMVLQTANNLEEVTENVDYYVQGTTLAAGNLFGRRRVIQVFAHGARILDGAFMTQELSFKASNVESGSSSDSPTVTSVSIADPYVLLRMTNGSLQLLVGDPSSCSLSITVPSIFESSQKSISACTLYHDKGPEPWLRKTSTDAWLSSGMGEAIDGADGVTHDQGDVYCVVCYENGTLEIFDVPNFSCVFSVDKFISGRTYLVDTFIQDSVNGLDTHSKNSEDVMGPGQKENRKDVKINVVELMMHRWIGKHSRPFLFGILADGTILSYHAYVFEGSENSSKVEGSVSSQNSVSLSNTNASRLRNLRFFRVPVDNYAREEMPSGTPLQRMNVYKNIGGSQGIFLTGSRPSWFMVFRERLRIHPQLCDGPIVAFTVLHNVNCNHGLIYVTAQGTLKICQLPSFLSYDSYWPVQKIPLKGTPHQVTYFAEKNFYSVIVSVPVLKPLNQVLSTIADQEVGHQFDPENLNYEESYPIEEFEVRIVEPEKSGGPWQTRASIPMQSSENALTVRMVTLLNTTTRENETLLAVGTAYVQGEDVAARGRVLLFSIDRTADNSRTLVSEVYSKELKGAISALASLQGHLLIASGPKIILHKWTGSELNGVAFCDVPPLHVVSLNIVKNFILLGDIHNSIYFISWKEPQLNLLAKDFGLLDCLATEFLIDGSTLSLLVSDDQKNVQTVDTITWRPNIETHNNMDEPSFGTMISNESWELTPQLQELAHEIFYYAPKMSESWKGQKLMSRAEFHVGSRITKFLRLQLLPTISERTSTTPGSDKTNRFASVFGTLDGSLGCIAPLDELTFRRLQSLQKKLVSAVTHVAGLNPRSFRQFRSNGKAHRPGPDNIVDCELLSQL, encoded by the exons GTTGCATGGAAATATATATTCAATGGGCGTGTTAACAGCAGGAGGAGTTGATGGTGGTAAAAGGAGAGATTCGATTATCTTAACCTTTGAAGATGCTAAAATGTCTGTTCTTGAGTTTGACGATGCCACACATGGGCTCCGGACCAG CTCGATGCACTGTTTTGAAGGTCCAGACTGGTTTCATTTAAAAAGAGGACGAGAGTCATTTGACAAAGGTCCGATTATCAAGGTTGATGCGCAGGGGAGATGTGCTGGAGTCTTTGCTTTTGAACAACAGATGATAATACTCAAGGCTGCTGAG GTCAACTCTAGCTTAGTTGGTGAGGACAGTGCTTTTAATGCTGGAGGTGCCTCAGCTCGCATtgaatcatcatatatcatcacCTTACGAGATCTTGATGTGAGGCATGTCAAAGATTTTATATTTCTTCATG GTTATATTGAGCCTGTCATGGTTATCCTTCATGAACGGGAACTCACTTGGGCTGGGCGCATCTCTTGGAAACACAATACTTGTACGGTCTCTGCTTTTAGTATTAGTACAACGTTGAAGCAGCATCCACTGATATGGTCAGCCGTT aATCTCCCTCATGAGGCATATAAACTTCTTGCTGTGCCATCTCCTATTGGTGGAGTACTTGTAATTGGTGCAAACACTATCCATTATCAAAGCCAG TCCTCTTCTTGTTCGTTGGCGTTGAACAATTTTGCCTTTTTTGGTGATAGCAG TCAAGAAATGCCAAGATCATCTTTTAATGTGGAGTTAGATGCAGCTAATGCGACTTGGTTGACAAATGATGTGGCAATGCTATCGACAAAAACAGGGGAACTACTTCTTCTAACGATTATATATGACGGGAG AATCGTACAAAAGCTCGACCTTTCAAAATCAAGAGCTTCAGTACTTACATCG GGAATTACAACAATTGGGGACTCATTATTCTTTTTGGGTAGTCGCCTTGGAGATAGTTTGCTCGTGCAGTTTACTTGTGGTCTGGGAGGATCAAATTTGCCTCCTGGGATGCAGGAAGAG GTTGGAGATATTGAAAGTGATGCTCCTTCTGCAAAGAGGCTAAGAATGTCATCCTCGGATGCATTGCAAGACATGATTAATGGAGAAGAGCTTTCCTTGTATGGTACAGCTCCAAATAATGCACAATCAGCACAG AAGACATTCTCATTTGCAGTGAGGGATTCCCTGATCAATGTTGGACCTCTAAAAGACTTCTCGTATGGTATGAGAATCAATGCGGACCTGAATGCTACTGGAATTGCTAAGCAAAGTAATTATGAACTG GTATGCTGTTCAGGTCATGGAAAGAATGGTTCCCTTTCTGTGCTTCAACAATCAATCCGCCCAGAAATGATCACCCAA gAAGCTTTACCAGGTTGCAAGGGAATTTGGACTGTTTACCACAAGAATACACGTACCCATCTCAATGAATCCTCAAGAGTGGCAGATGAAGAAGAcgaatatcatgcatatttGATTATTAGTTTGGAGACTCGTACAATG GTTCTGCAGACTGCAAATAATTTGGAGGAGGTAACAGAGAATGTGGATTACTATGTTCAAGGAACTACTCTTGCTGCTGGAAATCTATTTGGGAG ACGCCGAGTTATCCAAGTGTTTGCTCATGGTGCTCGAATTCTTGATGGTGCATTTATGACTCAAGAATTGAGCTTTAAGGCTTCAAATGTGGAATCTGGCTCGAGTTCAGATAGTCCTACTGTAACTTCTGTTTCGATAGccgatccttatgttttactaaGAATGACAAATGGAAGTCTTCAGCTTCTTGTCGGAG ATCCGTCATCGTGCTCTCTTTCAATAACCGTTCCGTCAATATTTGAAAGCTCACAAAAGTCAATATCTGCTTGTACACTATATCATGACAAAGGCCCTGAACCTTGGCTCAGGAAGACTAGTACTGATGCTTGGCTTTCTTCTGGCATGGGGGAGGCAATTGATGGTGCCGATGGGGTAACCCATGATCAGGGTGATGTATATTGTGTTGTTTGTTACGAAAATGGTACTCTTGAAATATTTGATGTTCCCAATTTTAGTTGTGTTTTCTCCGTTGATAAATTCATATCTGGGAGGACCTACCTTGTTGACACCTTTATCCAAGATTCAGTCAATGGTCTTGATACACATTCGAAGAATAGTGAGGATGTTATGGGCCCTGGACAGAAAGAGAACAGGAAGGACGTGAAGATAAACGTGGTGGAGTTGATGATGCATAGGTGGATAGGGAAACATTCCCgcccttttctttttgggataTTGGCTGATGGGACGATTCTAAGTTACCATGCATATGTTTTTGAAGGTTCAGAGAATTCTTCTAAAGTTGAGGGATCTGTTTCATCACAGAATTCTGTTAGTCTTAGCAATACAAATGCGTCTAGGCTCAGAAATTTAAGATTTTTTCGGGTTCCAGTAGACAATTATGCAAGGGAAGAGATGCCGTCTGGAACCCCATTACAGCGAATGAATGTTTATAAGAATATTGGTGGTTCTCAAGGAATATTTCTCACCGGGTCAAGGCCATCTTGGTTCATGGTGTTCCGTGAACGACTTAGGATACATCCACAG CTATGTGACGGGCCTATCGTTGCCTTCACTGTTCTTCACAATGTCAACTGTAATCATGGACTGATATATGTAACTGCCCAG GGAACATTAAAGATTTGCCAACTTCCATCTTTCCTGTCTTATGACAGCTATTGGCCTGTGCAAAAG ATACCATTGAAGGGAACACCACATCAAGTTACTTATTTTGCTGAGAAGAATTTTTACTCAGTTATAGTTTCAGTTCCA GTTCTTAAGCCATTGAATCAAGTCCTATCAACTATAGCTGATCAAGAAGTTGGCCATCAGTTTGATCctgaaaatttaaattatgaagAAAGCTATCCTATAGAAGAATTTGAGGTGCGGATTGTGGAACCAGAAAAATCTGGTGGGCCCTGGCAAACGAGGGCAAGTATTCCTATGCAAAGTTCTGAAAATGCTCTGACTGTGAGGATGGTTACTTTACTT AATACAACTACGAGAGAGAATGAAACACTTTTGGCAGTTGGGACTGCTTACGTGCAAGGGGAAGATGTTGCTGCAAGGGGGCGTGTGCTTTTGTTTTCTATAGATCGAACTGCTGATAATTCTCGAACTTTG GTCTCAGAAGTCTACTCAAAGGAATTAAAGGGTGCTATATCTGCTTTAGCTTCACTTCAAGGTCACTTGTTGATAGCTTCTGGTCCTAAAATTATCCTGCACAAATGGACGGGTTCTGAATTAAATGGAGTTGCTTTTTGTGATGTTCCTCCACTTCATGTTGTGAGCCTAAATATT GTGAAGAACTTTATTCTTCTTGGAGACATTCACAACAGCATATACTTCATCAGCTGGAAAGAGCCACAACTTAATTTATTGGCCAAAGATTTTGGGTTGCTTGATTGTTTAGCAACAGAGTTTTTAATTGATGGTAGCACTCTCAGTCTTCTAGTTTCAGATGATCAAAAGAATGTCCAG ACCGTGGACACCATAACATGGCGGCCCAACATTGAGACACACAATAACATGGATGAGCCTAGCTTTGGTACCATGATAAGTAATGAATCTTGGGAACTTACTCCTCAACTCCAAGAGCTAGCTCATGAG ATATTCTACTATGCTCCAAAGATGTCAGAAAGTTGGAAAGGGCAGAAGCTTATGTCTAGGGCTGAATTCCATGTTGGTTCTCGCATTACAAAGTTCTTACGCTTGCAGCTGCTTCCCACTATATCTGAGCGAACTTCTACCACTCCGGGGTCTGATAAAACAAATCGCTTCGCTTCAGTGTTTGGCACGCTAGATGGCAGCCTTGGCTGTATAGCCCCTCTGGATGAACTTACTTTTCGTAGGCTTCAGTCCCTGCAGAAAAAGCTTGTTAGTGCTGTTACCCATGTTGCTGGACTAAATCCAAGATCTTTCCGCCAGTTCCGTTCAAATGGAAAAGCTCATCGGCCTGGTCCAGATAACATAGTTGACTGTGAGCTGCTATCCCA